The Burkholderia pyrrocinia genome has a segment encoding these proteins:
- the sucC gene encoding ADP-forming succinate--CoA ligase subunit beta gives MKIHEYQGKEILRKFGVAVPRGKPAFSVDEAVKVAEELGGPVWVVKAQIHAGGRGKGGGVKVAKSIEQVREYANQILGMQLVTHQTGPEGQKVNRLMVEEGADIKQELYVSLVVDRVSQKIVLMGSSEGGMDIEEVAEKHPELIHKVIVEPSTGLLDAQADDLAAKIGVPAASIPQARAILQGLYKAFWETDASLAEINPLNVSGDGKVIALDAKFNFDSNALFRHPEIVAYRDLDEEDPAEIEASKFDLAYISLDGNIGCLVNGAGLAMATMDTIKLFGGEPANFLDVGGGATTEKVTEAFKLMLKNPDLKAILVNIFGGIMRCDVIAEGVIAGSKAVNLKVPLVVRMKGTNEDLGKKMLADSGLPIISADSMEEAAQKVVTAAEGK, from the coding sequence ATGAAGATTCACGAGTACCAGGGTAAGGAAATCCTGCGGAAATTCGGAGTCGCGGTACCGCGCGGCAAGCCGGCGTTCTCGGTTGACGAGGCCGTCAAGGTGGCAGAAGAGCTGGGCGGCCCGGTGTGGGTCGTGAAGGCTCAGATTCACGCGGGTGGCCGTGGCAAGGGCGGCGGCGTGAAGGTGGCGAAGTCGATCGAGCAGGTTCGCGAATACGCGAACCAGATCCTCGGCATGCAGCTCGTCACGCACCAGACCGGTCCGGAAGGCCAGAAGGTCAACCGTCTGATGGTCGAAGAAGGCGCCGACATCAAGCAGGAACTGTATGTCAGCCTCGTCGTTGATCGCGTGTCGCAAAAGATCGTTCTGATGGGTTCGAGCGAAGGCGGCATGGACATCGAAGAAGTTGCCGAAAAGCACCCGGAACTGATCCACAAGGTCATCGTCGAGCCGTCGACCGGCCTGCTCGACGCCCAGGCCGACGACCTCGCCGCGAAGATCGGCGTGCCGGCTGCTTCGATTCCGCAAGCGCGTGCCATCCTGCAAGGCCTGTACAAGGCATTCTGGGAAACCGACGCGTCGCTGGCTGAAATCAACCCGCTGAACGTCTCCGGCGACGGCAAGGTCATCGCACTCGATGCGAAGTTCAACTTCGACTCGAACGCGCTCTTCCGTCATCCGGAAATCGTCGCGTACCGCGATCTGGACGAAGAAGATCCGGCTGAAATCGAAGCGTCGAAGTTCGACCTCGCGTACATCTCGCTCGACGGCAACATCGGCTGTCTCGTGAACGGCGCAGGCCTGGCAATGGCGACGATGGACACCATCAAGCTGTTCGGCGGCGAGCCGGCGAACTTCCTGGACGTCGGCGGTGGCGCTACGACCGAGAAGGTCACGGAAGCGTTCAAGCTGATGCTGAAGAACCCGGACCTGAAGGCGATCCTCGTGAACATCTTCGGCGGCATCATGCGCTGCGACGTGATCGCGGAAGGCGTGATCGCCGGTTCGAAGGCCGTGAACCTGAAGGTGCCGCTCGTCGTGCGCATGAAGGGCACGAACGAGGACCTCGGCAAGAAGATGCTG
- a CDS encoding DUF2889 domain-containing protein, translated as MPLSEPVPRQLRHRRAIRAEAYERGDGLWDIEACLTDHKPRDVALASGIRPQGLPIHELWLRVTIDRELNVVDAEASSEWVPYPGQCQSAPPAYRALIGLNLFRHFRRDANRLLSGVAGCSHLTELCAVLPTAAIQAFAGDVWNVREEGGEGPDHDGAHDEPPFQLGRCRALRFDGEVVRQYYPRWYGAERPNVPGEGSTKE; from the coding sequence ATGCCGCTATCCGAGCCCGTGCCCCGTCAGTTGCGACATCGACGCGCAATCCGAGCGGAAGCTTACGAGCGCGGCGACGGCTTGTGGGACATCGAAGCCTGCCTGACCGACCACAAGCCGCGCGATGTCGCGCTTGCGTCGGGCATCCGGCCCCAAGGCCTGCCGATCCACGAACTCTGGCTGCGCGTGACTATCGATCGTGAACTCAATGTCGTCGACGCCGAAGCGTCTTCGGAATGGGTGCCCTATCCCGGTCAGTGTCAATCCGCCCCTCCCGCCTATCGGGCCCTCATCGGGCTCAATCTCTTCCGCCACTTCCGCCGCGATGCGAACCGACTTTTGTCCGGTGTCGCAGGCTGCTCCCATCTCACCGAACTGTGCGCCGTGCTGCCGACGGCAGCGATCCAGGCGTTCGCCGGTGACGTGTGGAACGTGCGCGAGGAGGGCGGCGAAGGGCCGGATCACGACGGCGCACACGACGAACCGCCGTTCCAGCTCGGCCGCTGCCGTGCGCTGCGGTTCGACGGCGAGGTCGTGCGGCAGTACTACCCGCGCTGGTATGGCGCGGAGCGGCCGAACGTGCCCGGTGAAGGCAGCACGAAGGAATGA
- the recX gene encoding recombination regulator RecX: MVGRRGQAGEPEESDAPETAGRSGRRAGSSGADRRVAGSNAANRTATRASDDALVSFEIAAPDDPFDDDESFDAHDRSRRRVSGVSFPGGRASDTSTPATEDVYTRSSQHPRRTRRASGGASSAASGNDPGAGERKSSKPTRSLKGRALGYLSRREYSRTELARKLAPYVGEDESVEPVLDALEKDGWLSDARFAESLVHRRASRVGVARIVSELKRHAVGDTLVEEVNAQLRETEWARAQAVWRKKFGALPQTPAERAKQARFLAARGFSSSTIVKLLKVGDDFPIDD, encoded by the coding sequence ATGGTCGGGCGCCGAGGTCAGGCTGGCGAGCCGGAGGAGAGCGACGCGCCCGAAACGGCGGGTCGCTCCGGACGGCGAGCCGGATCCTCGGGCGCCGATCGGCGGGTCGCCGGCAGCAACGCCGCGAACCGCACCGCGACGAGGGCATCCGACGATGCCCTCGTTTCGTTTGAGATTGCCGCGCCGGACGATCCGTTCGACGACGATGAATCGTTCGACGCGCACGACCGGTCCCGCCGTCGTGTGTCCGGTGTCAGCTTCCCGGGCGGTCGCGCATCCGATACGTCAACGCCTGCGACGGAAGATGTCTATACGCGCAGCAGCCAGCATCCGCGCCGCACGCGCCGTGCGTCGGGTGGGGCTTCAAGCGCTGCTTCCGGAAACGATCCGGGCGCCGGCGAGCGCAAGTCGTCGAAGCCGACGCGTTCGTTGAAAGGCCGCGCGCTCGGCTATCTGTCGAGGCGCGAATACAGCCGCACGGAACTCGCGCGCAAGCTCGCGCCGTATGTCGGCGAAGACGAGTCCGTCGAACCGGTGCTCGATGCGCTGGAGAAGGATGGCTGGCTGTCCGACGCGCGCTTCGCCGAGAGCCTCGTGCATCGTCGCGCGTCGCGCGTCGGTGTCGCACGCATCGTCAGCGAGCTGAAGCGCCATGCGGTCGGCGACACCCTCGTCGAGGAAGTGAACGCGCAGTTGCGCGAGACCGAATGGGCGCGCGCGCAGGCTGTCTGGCGCAAGAAATTCGGTGCACTGCCGCAAACACCGGCCGAGCGTGCGAAGCAGGCGCGTTTTCTCGCCGCGCGCGGCTTCTCGAGCTCGACCATCGTGAAGTTGCTGAAGGTCGGCGACGATTTTCCGATCGACGACTGA
- the recA gene encoding recombinase RecA — MEESKKGSGMTAEKSKALAAALAQIEKQFGKGSIMRMGDGEAAEDIQVVSTGSLGLDIALGVGGLPRGRVVEIYGPESSGKTTLTLQVIAELQKIGGTAAFIDAEHALDVQYASKLGVNVPELLISQPDTGEQALEITDALVRSGSVDMIVIDSVAALVPKAEIEGEMGDSLPGLQARLMSQALRKLTGTIKRTNCLVIFINQIRMKIGVMFGNPETTTGGNALKFYASVRLDIRRIGSIKKNDEVIGNETRVKVVKNKVSPPFREAIFDILYGEGISRQGEIIDLGVQAKIVDKAGAWYSYNGEKIGQGKDNAREFLRENPEIAREIENRIRESLGVVAMPDGAGNEAEAVDEEE, encoded by the coding sequence ATGGAAGAAAGCAAGAAGGGCTCCGGGATGACCGCCGAGAAGAGCAAGGCGCTGGCGGCCGCACTCGCGCAGATCGAGAAGCAGTTCGGCAAAGGGTCGATCATGCGGATGGGCGACGGCGAGGCGGCCGAGGACATCCAGGTCGTCTCCACGGGTTCGCTGGGGCTCGACATCGCGCTCGGCGTCGGCGGCCTGCCGCGCGGCCGGGTGGTCGAGATCTACGGTCCGGAATCGTCCGGTAAAACCACGCTCACGCTGCAGGTCATTGCCGAACTGCAGAAGATCGGCGGCACGGCCGCGTTCATCGACGCCGAGCACGCGCTCGACGTCCAGTACGCGTCGAAGCTCGGCGTGAACGTGCCGGAACTGCTGATCTCGCAGCCGGACACCGGCGAGCAGGCGCTGGAAATCACCGATGCGCTGGTGCGCTCGGGCTCGGTCGACATGATCGTCATCGACTCGGTCGCGGCGCTCGTGCCGAAGGCCGAAATCGAAGGCGAGATGGGCGATTCGCTGCCGGGCCTGCAGGCCCGCCTGATGTCGCAGGCGCTGCGCAAGCTGACCGGCACGATCAAGCGCACGAACTGCCTGGTGATCTTCATCAACCAGATTCGTATGAAGATCGGCGTGATGTTCGGCAACCCGGAAACCACGACGGGCGGCAACGCGCTGAAGTTCTATGCGTCGGTGCGTCTCGACATCCGCCGGATCGGCTCGATCAAGAAGAACGACGAGGTGATCGGCAACGAAACCCGTGTGAAGGTCGTCAAGAACAAGGTGTCGCCGCCGTTCCGCGAAGCGATCTTCGACATCCTGTATGGCGAGGGCATTTCGCGCCAGGGCGAGATCATCGATCTCGGCGTGCAGGCGAAGATCGTCGACAAGGCGGGCGCCTGGTACAGCTACAACGGCGAGAAGATCGGCCAGGGCAAGGACAACGCGCGTGAATTCCTGCGCGAGAATCCGGAAATCGCGCGCGAGATCGAGAACCGCATCCGCGAATCGCTCGGCGTCGTCGCAATGCCCGATGGTGCAGGCAACGAAGCCGAGGCGGTGGACGAAGAAGAGTGA
- a CDS encoding response regulator transcription factor has translation MRILIAEDDSILADGLTRSLRQSGYAVDHVKSGVDADTALSMQAFDLLILDLGLPKMSGLDVLKRLRARNSNLPVLILTAADSVDERVKGLDLGADDYMAKPFALNELEARVRALTRRGAGGGPTVVRHGSLAFDQVGRIAYANERVLDLSARELGLLEVLLQRIGRLVSKEQLVDHLCEWGEEVSNNAIEVYVHRLRKKIEPSGVRISTVRGLGYCLEKVAPAAPADTTAPLPAVAGTPLR, from the coding sequence ATGCGAATTCTCATCGCCGAAGACGACAGCATACTCGCGGACGGCCTCACCCGGTCACTCCGCCAATCGGGCTATGCGGTCGACCACGTGAAGAGCGGCGTCGATGCCGATACCGCGCTGTCGATGCAGGCATTCGACCTGCTGATCCTCGATCTCGGGCTGCCGAAAATGTCCGGGCTCGACGTGCTCAAGCGCCTGCGCGCCCGCAATTCCAACCTCCCCGTGCTGATCCTGACCGCCGCCGACAGCGTCGACGAGCGCGTGAAGGGGCTCGACCTCGGCGCGGACGATTACATGGCCAAGCCGTTCGCGCTCAACGAGCTCGAGGCGCGCGTGCGCGCGCTGACCCGGCGCGGCGCGGGCGGCGGCCCGACCGTCGTGCGGCACGGCTCGCTCGCGTTCGACCAGGTCGGCCGCATCGCGTATGCGAACGAACGCGTGCTCGATCTCTCCGCGCGCGAGCTCGGCCTGCTCGAGGTGCTGCTGCAGCGGATCGGCCGGCTCGTGTCGAAGGAGCAGCTCGTCGATCACCTGTGCGAATGGGGCGAGGAAGTCAGCAACAACGCGATCGAAGTCTACGTGCACCGGCTGCGCAAGAAGATCGAACCGAGCGGCGTCCGGATCTCGACCGTGCGCGGCCTCGGCTATTGCCTGGAAAAGGTCGCGCCCGCCGCGCCGGCCGACACGACAGCGCCCCTGCCCGCGGTGGCCGGCACGCCGCTGCGCTGA